A window of Acropora muricata isolate sample 2 chromosome 3, ASM3666990v1, whole genome shotgun sequence contains these coding sequences:
- the LOC136911576 gene encoding 9,11-endoperoxide prostaglandin H2 reductase-like isoform X3, producing MNISSTLTLNDGVKIPIFGLGVYQASAGEETRRAVTWALEKGYRQIDTAARYMNEESVGQAIRNSKIQRENVFVVTKLYDDDHGFDETLKAFNDSLGKLGLEYVDLYLMHSPVPDKVLPSWNAMVKLQQQGLIRSIGVSNFGIHHLEELKKHSNVIPSINQIEVHPFLQESDVVNYCRKEGIVVQAYSPLTRGKKLGHPSLTSIGNNHGKTTAQILLRWCVQSGYVCIPKSSRLSRIEENASIFDFHLSEEEMAILNGLEEGFRTCRPKIQAPWNG from the exons ATGAACATCTCCTCTACTTTGACTTTAAACGATGGCGTGAAAATCCCCATTTTTGGTTTGGGGGTTTACCAAGCGAGTGCAGGAGAAGAAACTCGTAGAGCAGTCACTTGGGCCTTGGAAAAAGGCTACAGACAAATTGATACGGCGGCAAGATACATGAATGAAGAAAGCGTTGGCCAGGCCATAAGGAATAGCAAAATTCAAAGAGAAAATGTGTTTGTCGTCACAAAGCTGTATGACGATGATCATGGATTTGATGAAACTCTGAAAGCATTCAATGACAGTTTAGGAAAACTAGGACTGGAATATGTGGACTTGTACCTGATGCATTCCCCAGTTCCTGATAAAGTTTTACCTTCGTGGAATGCAATGGTGAAATTACAGCAGCAAGGGCTCATAAG gTCAATTGGTGTGTCTAATTTTGGTATTCACCATCTTGAAGAGCTGAAAAAGCACTCCAATGTGATACCATCCATTAATCAGATTGAAGTACACCCTTTCTTACAAGAAAGCGATGTAGTCAACTATTGCAGGAAGGAAGGAATCGTGGTACAAGCATACTCTCCACTGACTAGGGGGAAAAAATTAGGACATCCAAGCCTGACCTCAATAGGCAATAACCATGGGAAAACGACGGCACAGATTCTGTTGAGGTGGTGTGTACAGAGTGGATATGTTTGCATTCCCAAGTCCAGCCGTCTGTCACGAATTGAAGAGAATGCCAGCATATTTGACTTTCATTTATCTGAGGAAGAGATGGCTATTTTAAATGGACTGGAGGAGGGTTTTAGAACATGCAGACCTAAGATACAGGCCCCTTGGAATGGCTAG
- the LOC136911576 gene encoding 9,11-endoperoxide prostaglandin H2 reductase-like isoform X2: MALCASLRCVSSVQTLATGGAKKSRFAIQAWKLRQNCELITSKDNYAHFYTSSLQLNIMNISSTLTLNDGVKIPIFGLGVYQASAGEETRRAVTWALEKGYRQIDTAARYMNEESVGQAIRNSKIQRENVFVVTKLYDDDHGFDETLKAFNDSLGKLGLEYVDLYLMHSPVPDKVLPSWNAMVKLQQQGLIRSIGVSNFGIHHLEELKKHSNVIPSINQIEVHPFLQESDVVNYCRKEGIVVQAYSPLTRGKKLGHPSLTSIGNNHGKTTAQILLRWCVQSGYVCIPKSSRLSRIEENASIFDFHLSEEEMAILNGLEEGFRTCRPKIQAPWNG; this comes from the exons ATGGCTTTGTGCGCGAGCTTACGTTGTGTGTCGAGCGTCCAAACGCTTGCTACAGGAGGAGCAAAGAAATCACGGTTTGCAATCCAGGCTTGGAAACTTAG ACAAAATTGTGAACTGATCACTTCCAAAGATAATTACGCTCATTTCTACACTTCGTCTCTTCAACTTAATATCATGAACATCTCCTCTACTTTGACTTTAAACGATGGCGTGAAAATCCCCATTTTTGGTTTGGGGGTTTACCAAGCGAGTGCAGGAGAAGAAACTCGTAGAGCAGTCACTTGGGCCTTGGAAAAAGGCTACAGACAAATTGATACGGCGGCAAGATACATGAATGAAGAAAGCGTTGGCCAGGCCATAAGGAATAGCAAAATTCAAAGAGAAAATGTGTTTGTCGTCACAAAGCTGTATGACGATGATCATGGATTTGATGAAACTCTGAAAGCATTCAATGACAGTTTAGGAAAACTAGGACTGGAATATGTGGACTTGTACCTGATGCATTCCCCAGTTCCTGATAAAGTTTTACCTTCGTGGAATGCAATGGTGAAATTACAGCAGCAAGGGCTCATAAG gTCAATTGGTGTGTCTAATTTTGGTATTCACCATCTTGAAGAGCTGAAAAAGCACTCCAATGTGATACCATCCATTAATCAGATTGAAGTACACCCTTTCTTACAAGAAAGCGATGTAGTCAACTATTGCAGGAAGGAAGGAATCGTGGTACAAGCATACTCTCCACTGACTAGGGGGAAAAAATTAGGACATCCAAGCCTGACCTCAATAGGCAATAACCATGGGAAAACGACGGCACAGATTCTGTTGAGGTGGTGTGTACAGAGTGGATATGTTTGCATTCCCAAGTCCAGCCGTCTGTCACGAATTGAAGAGAATGCCAGCATATTTGACTTTCATTTATCTGAGGAAGAGATGGCTATTTTAAATGGACTGGAGGAGGGTTTTAGAACATGCAGACCTAAGATACAGGCCCCTTGGAATGGCTAG
- the LOC136911577 gene encoding palmitoyl-protein thioesterase 1-like, translating to MGKFTFCFATFFASVLTCGWAATNETIPAVIWHGMGDSCCNPFSMGSIKRMLEEKIPGIYVRSLMIGDSIIEDMENGYFMNANDQVKQVCDKLASDPKLKNGYNALGFSQGGQFFRAVAQRCPSPPMINLISFGGQHQGVYGFPHCPGENYTICNYIRKLLNLGAYESWLQDNLVQAEYWHDPLNEKLYREKSVFLADINQEREVKPAYKTNLMQLKNFVMVMFGKDTMVDPKETEWFGFYDPGQGKVKYTLQESALYKKDLIGLQQMDKDKKLHFLTAMGDHLQFTDEFFDKEILPFLK from the exons ATGGGGAAGTTTACGTTTTGTTTTGCTACTTTTTTTGCTTCAGTTCTCACTTGCGGCTGGGCTGCTACAAATGAAACCATTCCAGCAGTTATCTGGCATGGCATGG GTGATTCATGCTGCAATCCTTTTAGTATGGGCTCCATCAAGAGAATGTTAGAAGAAAAAATTCCTGGTATTTATGTACGTTCTCTGATGATTGGTGACTCCATAATAGAG GATATGGAAAATGGTTACTTCATGAATGCAAATGATCAG GTCAAGCAAGTTTGTGATAAACTTGCATCTGACCCCAAATTAAAGAATGGATACAATGCTCTGGGATTTTCACAAGGAGGACAGTTCTT TCGTGCTGTTGCCCAGCGGTGTCCCAGCCCTCCAATGATCAATCTTATAAGCTTTGGTGGACAACATCAAG GTGTTTATGGCTTTCCACATTGCCCTGGTGAGAATTACACCATTTGCAACTACATCAGGAAGCTGTTGAATTTGGGAGCTTATGAAAG CTGGCTTCAAGACAA CCTTGTTCAGGCAGAATACTGGCATGACCCACTGAATGAGAAATTATACAGAGAGAAAAGTGTCTTTTTGGCTGACATAAATCAAGAAAGAGAG GTAAAACCTGCTTACAAGACAAACTTAATGCAACTCAAAAACTTTGTTATGGTGATGTTTGGCAAGGACACCATGGTTGATCCTAAGGAGACAGAG TGGTTTGGTTTCTATGATCCTGGGCAAGGAAAAGTAAAGTACACTCTACAGGAAAGTGCATTGTACAAAAAG GACTTGATAGGTCTTCAGCAGATGGACAAAGACAAGAAGCTACATTTCCTCACTGCAATGGGAGATCATTTGCAGTTCACAGATGAATTCTTTGACAAAGagattttgccatttttgaagTGA
- the LOC136911576 gene encoding 9,11-endoperoxide prostaglandin H2 reductase-like isoform X1, with protein sequence MALCASLRCVSSVQTLATGGAKKSRFAIQAWKLSRQNCELITSKDNYAHFYTSSLQLNIMNISSTLTLNDGVKIPIFGLGVYQASAGEETRRAVTWALEKGYRQIDTAARYMNEESVGQAIRNSKIQRENVFVVTKLYDDDHGFDETLKAFNDSLGKLGLEYVDLYLMHSPVPDKVLPSWNAMVKLQQQGLIRSIGVSNFGIHHLEELKKHSNVIPSINQIEVHPFLQESDVVNYCRKEGIVVQAYSPLTRGKKLGHPSLTSIGNNHGKTTAQILLRWCVQSGYVCIPKSSRLSRIEENASIFDFHLSEEEMAILNGLEEGFRTCRPKIQAPWNG encoded by the exons ATGGCTTTGTGCGCGAGCTTACGTTGTGTGTCGAGCGTCCAAACGCTTGCTACAGGAGGAGCAAAGAAATCACGGTTTGCAATCCAGGCTTGGAAACTTAG CAGACAAAATTGTGAACTGATCACTTCCAAAGATAATTACGCTCATTTCTACACTTCGTCTCTTCAACTTAATATCATGAACATCTCCTCTACTTTGACTTTAAACGATGGCGTGAAAATCCCCATTTTTGGTTTGGGGGTTTACCAAGCGAGTGCAGGAGAAGAAACTCGTAGAGCAGTCACTTGGGCCTTGGAAAAAGGCTACAGACAAATTGATACGGCGGCAAGATACATGAATGAAGAAAGCGTTGGCCAGGCCATAAGGAATAGCAAAATTCAAAGAGAAAATGTGTTTGTCGTCACAAAGCTGTATGACGATGATCATGGATTTGATGAAACTCTGAAAGCATTCAATGACAGTTTAGGAAAACTAGGACTGGAATATGTGGACTTGTACCTGATGCATTCCCCAGTTCCTGATAAAGTTTTACCTTCGTGGAATGCAATGGTGAAATTACAGCAGCAAGGGCTCATAAG gTCAATTGGTGTGTCTAATTTTGGTATTCACCATCTTGAAGAGCTGAAAAAGCACTCCAATGTGATACCATCCATTAATCAGATTGAAGTACACCCTTTCTTACAAGAAAGCGATGTAGTCAACTATTGCAGGAAGGAAGGAATCGTGGTACAAGCATACTCTCCACTGACTAGGGGGAAAAAATTAGGACATCCAAGCCTGACCTCAATAGGCAATAACCATGGGAAAACGACGGCACAGATTCTGTTGAGGTGGTGTGTACAGAGTGGATATGTTTGCATTCCCAAGTCCAGCCGTCTGTCACGAATTGAAGAGAATGCCAGCATATTTGACTTTCATTTATCTGAGGAAGAGATGGCTATTTTAAATGGACTGGAGGAGGGTTTTAGAACATGCAGACCTAAGATACAGGCCCCTTGGAATGGCTAG